The genomic interval TTTCTCGGTGCCTGGGTGAGCAGTTCCACCGTCTATGGCGTGCTTCACGGCACGTTCGGAGCAATCCCCGCTGCCGACTCGCTCTAGTATGCTCTTTTCATGACGACTGTCATGGGTGGGTTATTGGGTGTCGCGTACGTTCTCTCCGATGGATCCGACTGTCGTCGGTCCGGTGTTCCTCGTCGGCTACGCGCTCGTCACAGGCTGGTTTTACGCCCGTCGTGGGTCCACTGAGTCTGCCGTTCAGGAGTTGCGATACGACTCGCGGTCGTCCCATCTCTCTCCGTGACAAATCCAATATTGTCGCCACTGGTCCCACAATCAACGGGATTTTTACTTCTCCCGGAGGGAATTAGAATTACGGGATGGGCAGACGGCGTGAAGGGTTGGTCACTCCCGGACTGCGGCAATCACGAGCCGCGCTGCGGTCGGGCCCTGTCGTAGTAAGGCCCGTGGGAAGCGACGTCTCGCACCCGTGATCGAATCCTCCAAGATGGCGGCGGCATCAGTGTGAATCCCCGGACCGTGGCCGAACAGAAGTCGATCGGGAGTTCGCCCCTCAAGGAGCTCTTGTGGCGGGACTAACCGGTGAGTGAGAAAGACCCCTACCTCCTCGGTACCGACAGTATACCCCGGAGCAGTTCCCAAAATGTCGGGAAAGTAGAACGTAGATGTCGGTTCGTGCCAAGCGATCGTTTCCGTCCAGCCCGGGAGGGACGTACACCGCTCGACGCGGATACCGCTCTCGGCGATCTGACTATCAGTACGTTTGACTGGTGTATCGAGGCGGTCGGGGACCCGGCCGAGCCAGTGCGGGACGTGGACAGGAACGTCGTACCGCTTGGCGATCGTGTCGGCGTCTCGAGCGTGGTAGTCAGAGAGGACTGCGACACCAGCCACCGGCCCGAGATCGGCTAAGAGTTCGTCGACGCCGGGGACATCTATTGGATCGACGATCCAGACGCCTTCGTCGGTCGAAATCGCGTGGCTCGCACGTTGACCGTCTTCTTGTGGATGGGCTAACCACCCGACGACATCATCGTATTCATCTATGGTATACAACGCCGGAGGGGAAGACCGTTCGTAGGCAGGCACAGCACTCCAGTTGTAGCCGGGAGTGATAAATCGCCACACTCTCCGATAACGCTCACGTGTTCCATACGGTATTCCAGGGGTGAGACCGTCTCCCGTTCGAGAACCCCGTATTCAGGAGTTGAACAAAACTGACAGTGAACTTGATTTCGTTGTAGGTCGCATCAGCGTCCACCGTCCCAACATTGGGAACAGTATCCGTCGAGACCGGCTAACACGACGCTCGGACCCTTGCGGATTAGCGACCGAGAACAGGTGTTCAGCTGCGAGGCGGCTTCCCAGTCATCCGATTACTCACTCTGAAACTGAATTCACTGACAGATGTGACAAACCGGAGTACACCTACAACAACGACCATGGTTCAGGGTTTTATACTCGGCAATATACACCTTCGACAATGGCAATACCAGGTTGGCTCTGGACTGGGTCCGACGGAGAAGGGGCACAATCGACTAGCTTCTCGGATACCTCCGAGATCAGGGAAGCGACCGACGTTTTTGACGTTCTGTCACACGCGACTCGTCTCACGATTCTCATCCACCTTCACGACCAAACACGGCCAGTCTTGTATAACGAACTTCGAGAAGCGACGTCAGTCAGGGATAAAGGGAGGTTCAATTACCATCTCCGGCAGTTGGAGGGACTCGTTCGATCGTCCGAGGGAAAGTATACCCTGACCCGACGTGGCGAGAAACTCGTCCGGAGCGTCTTAAGCGATCAGGAACCTCTCGTGAGACAGTAGGACGTAGTCAGAAGAAATCGATTTCTCCAAATCCTTACTATCTCGTCCGCAGGATTACTCGGGCGTGATCGTTTCGACCACCGACCGGAACCTCGGCAGGAGTACACACCATGGGAACTGATGCCGCGAGTCGATTGTCTTCCACGGCTGAGACGGACTCGACCGTGCAGTTCTCCTTTGCGGGTATTCGGGCCGGGTTTGTCGAATGTATCCCTGTCGCCCTCGGCGTGGCTGGCTACGGTATCGTCTTCGGAGTCCTTGCTCGACAGGCGGGATTGAGTATCGTCGAGTCCGGGCTCATGAGCGCAACTGTTCTCGCAGGAGCAGCACAGCTGATCGCTATCAACCTATGGGAAACCCCTCTCCCAGTGAGTACGATTATCGGAACGACGGCTATCGTCAACCTTCGTTACGTACTCATGGGAGCGGCACTCCGACCGTGGTTCAAGCAACTGTCTCCCCTCGAAGCCTACGTGAGCGTCTTTTTCACGGCCGATGAGAATTGGGCACTGACTATAGGACAGCTCAAGTCCGGGGAACAGAAGGGTGCGTATCTACTCGGTAGTGGACTCACTATCTGGTTATTCTGGGTCCTCGCGACGGTTATCGGTGCTGTCGCGGGTGGCGCTATCGGAGACCCAACCAAGTATGGACTCGATTTCGTTCTGACTGCCGTCTTCGTCGCTATCGCCGTCGAACTCTGGGAGGGACAATCGAGTATCCTCCCGTGGGGAACGGCTTTGGCTATCGCTGTTCTCAGTGCGCAGGTTCTGCCGGGACGCTGGTACATCCTTCTCGGCGGACTCGCTGGCTTTCTCGTGGAGGTGATCCGATTCGATGACTAATCCGCAGTTGGACCCATTTATTATCGCTGTGATCGCTGGAATGAGCGTCGCGACGTACGTCACGAAAGCGGGTGGGTTGTGGCTACTCGGCCGCGTCAACATTTCACAGCGGGTAGAAGCGGGGCTCCAAATGCTTCCCGGAGGCATAGTACTGTCCATTCTTGGACCAGAATTAGCCACCTCTGGACCGGCGGAGTGGAGTGCCGCCGCTATCGTCCTCCTTGTGGTGTGGCGAACGGAGAATGTATTTCTCGGACTTCTGGGGGGCGTCGGCGGCCTTCTGATATTCCGGAGCGTCGTTTAGCGAACTCGTTGGCACGTCAACGTCTGATTGTGACGGACCAAACAAACGCCAATCCAGTACCATCGGCCGTGGTTAGTTAAGCACGAAATGTGAGACTGGAGAGTTGCCGTATCCATGGTTTTTGTGCCCACAACAGCCGCTCTAACCGAAGTTCTTCTCGATACCGTGTATTTCTGGAATTCGTCCTGCTGTATGTCGTTCACGACATCGAGTGATCTTTGAAACTATAGAATCAAGCGACACTTAGCGATTCACCACGGCCGAGCAATCAAGAAATTAATCACAGAGCGGTCAGACCTTACGACCGCATGCGCCGCCGAGCCCTCCTTACTATACTAGCGACTGGTGCAACCGCGATAGCCGGTTGTGGTGATCTGACCGACAACGCCAGACCGACTTCGAATAGAACCGGGACAACAGACGCGACCTACACAGACTCCCGTCAGACTGGAGACGATGGGGAGTCCGTGCCCCTCTCGTTTGCTAACGAAATCGGTGATGAAACCCGGACCCGCTGTCGTCGCGCACTCACCCGGGCAACATCGATACTGGGGGAGTCATTGTCACAACCAATACACGTCGAAAACTTCTCGCCAGGTTTGTCCAGGCCGCATCTACCCGCTGAGTATACCGGTATCGCTTTTGGTGCCCCTCGATCAAATGTTAATCCGCCAGCGGATATTGAGATACCGGGTGCACTGGGTTACTACGATGAGTCACGGCGGACACTGGCAATAGCAGACCCTGCGGAACTACCTGACACTGTGTTTGATGACGTAGCGGGAGTTCCCGAATTCTCGACTGCGTCTTTCCCGAGTGACCCGTTTCTGGCACACGAACTCGTCCACGCCATCCAACACGACGCGACGACGGTTGCGTCACTGCCGGATATCCCCGACGCACTGGCTGCCCGACAGGGTGTCGTTGAGGGAACAGCGGAATACGTTGAGGGCCGTTACCGAACTGCCTGTTCGGAAGAGACATTCCATCCGTGTACCGTCCGCGAGTCGGCTCTTCGTATCGCGGACGTCCCTCTCTGGCTGATTCCGGGCCGCCTTCCGTATATCAATGGATCGGCGTTCGCACACGAGACGCTTCAGCGAGGTGGATGGGACCTGCTATGGGAAAAAACTCGAACACCACCGGAGACGGCTGTCGAAATTATGTTTCCAGACATACACTACAACGGTGGGTTCACTCTGTCACAACTCTCTCCCCATCCATCACGCAGCGAGAACTGGGAACGGTCGGCGATAGGCCAACTTGGTGTGAATGCACTTTACCTCAAACTTCGGGCACATGATATCGCCGACCCGACAGATGCCGATGCGGCAACCGACCCGGACCTGACAACCGAAACCGGCATCGAACACGCGTTCAGACACGACCTCCTCCGCGAGTGGCGTGGTGACTACATGACGACGTACATCAGTGAAAACAATCGCATCGCCACACACTGGACCACTAGCTGGGCCGATACGCAGACTGCACGGGAGATAACCGACGCCATCGTCGCCACCTACGACCAACGAGCGAGAAGCGATGACATCGGTTGGCAAGTCGGGAACGGATTCGTGACCGTAGATCGTACCGATACCACGGTTGAGTTTGCCTACGCACCTTCTCAGGAGGCGATATCGACGATCTCTACCGCAGAGACACAGTCGGATTGATCCACCGTCAGAGAGTTGTTCGTACCCGTTCGTCGTCTCTGTCCGGATTCGCTCGCCGGTTCGAGAGTCAAGCCCAACGAGTCGAAGTTCGTCATACACGCTGTCCCGTCGGGACCCACGGGCCGCCAGCGCGTGCACTCCCCCCAGAAGCAGGAAGCTGACGACGCCAACATACCACCACCATCGTCAACCACGTAGCGCGAGTCGGAGTGCAGCGACGACGGGTCAAACGAAACCGCCTGCGTCTCGGTCAGTTACAGATGTCGGTGACGTCTCACTGCCCGTCGATGGGCTCGCTACGGGGTCTTGGTCCCCTCACGGATAGACGGAAGTCGACCGATAATCCTCCGAATTAGGCTGTTCTCGCCGTCGTCGGTACTACTCTTGAACCGAGTGAACGAAATTGCGCCAATACGAACGAGTCCGAGACTGGCGAGGACAAGCCCAAGCCGTTGCATAGTTACAGCGGCCAACCGCCGCCAGTCCCGTGATATGTGTCAGCGGTGCCACAATATACTTGGCCGAGCCAGGCCACCCCTCTGGTGTACCCGGGTGCGGCACTACGGAGTACATCACTCAGCGCATCATACGTCGCTACTAAACCTATCAGATATAGTGGCTTTGTGGGAAGCCGAATGATCTTCGGAAGTACGCTTTCCTCTCTCGCCTGACTTATGACAACCATCACAACGATGACGTACAGAATAGTTCCGAGTGTCCCGTCGAATCGCCCTGTTGTCTCAATCGGAAGTGAGAGCGCACCTGTCAGTCTCCCAAGTGGGACGCCCGGAACGAACAGAGAGAACAGTAAATCAAAACGGTTCTGTTGGACCGATTCCATGGATTGCAGGATTGAGGAGCGTGCTCCACCGAGTGTGCTGATCACCACGACCGAAAGCGCGAGGTTACTGAACCACTCGCCGGTCAGGGACTCCCACTGAGGCTGCAGATTTCTGGCGCACGCATCAAGAAATCCGGCGGCATCACCTTTCACGCTTCACTAAACACTACCGTAAATAACCCAACTCAGAGGCAGTGAGAAACACACCGAATCCGACAGCCCCCATCACCGAAACAGCAACAATGGCCGTTTTTCCGCCTGCGATAAATGTCAAGAGGGCGACAACTAGGAGAACCACAAGGACGGTCCAATCAATCCACGCAGGTTCTCCATTGGCATAGTGTGAGCGAAAGAGACTACGGCCCATGCCCTGAATATCATACCCAGTCAGATAATATTTCGGTCGGTCAAACACAATATATTCGGTCACGTCCGCGGTCGCGTTCAAATAGATGATTTCGGGAAATGTTGAAAGCAAACAGGTGAGCCGTGGATGGATACACCCAATTCGTGCAGCAAACAGCGTCTGATATATTCCGGACATGTCGATCCCAGGTACATCTAGCCGTGGTTCGAAGATAAGCGATTACCAGAGGATGTCCGACACGGAACAGTACAATAGCCCCTGCAAACCCACTGCCCTACGCGGACTCGGCCTGTGTAATGACCTTCATCGCTCTCTCAGGCGGTGTTCTCGACCGACTTCAGCCCCGAGGAAGATAACGTTAATAACGACTCACTTAGACTATCCGTCAGATGAAACTCGTCGGCAAGTACCTTGGCCACCGTCGAATCGGGCCGCTAATATTCGCTCTCGCCGCTGGGGCGGTCACGTGGGCTGTTCGGGGAGTCGACAGCGAACCCGCTGTCGCTGTTGTCGTCGTCTCGCTCTCGACATACCTAGTCGTTGCACTTATCTATCGAATTGACGGTTCTCAGAGGGTCACAGAGCGGACCAAACAGATACTGATAGACATCGTGACGTTTTTTATGCCGTGACGCCCCAGTAGAGCGACACGCTAGGAGGGGGCCGCTGGCTCGGTTGCTACCAGCGTGGGCGGCTGAAAACGGGTCTATCCGTCACGCTTCCTTCTGTGCGGTATTGACCCCGTAGTGGACGGAAATATACAGAAACCCACCACGACCGCGTCGAAAAGTATCGATTCGCTGTGGAACGTCCCTATGAGGCACATAGATACACCAAGCCCAACGGCGACGAGAACGGCGTACGCGACGGGCGAAAGCGTCCGTCTCCAAGACTCGCTCCGTATTTGCGAGCACTGCAAGGCTGTACCCGCTTGCTCCCGTGTCGTACGTCCAGTCGCGGTGAGTCCTTCCCCGAGAGAGCCAACTCGTTACCTTCGAATCCACTTCAGGAAGATGTCCACGTCCTGGGTGAAGCGGTATGCACCGTAGATAATCCAGCCGACAATCAGTCCCCCAAGGGGAAGGTACCACCCGAACCAGAGCCCGACAGCGACGACGAGCAACCCCGTTATAAGAGTGCCCTTTCGCAAGGCTCGTCGTCGGAGCCAGCGCCGGTGTCCGTTGAACCCACCGTCTGAGAGCAGCAGCGGCGACTCGTTGCTCCCGCGCAAAACCGGATCGCCCCGCTCGAACTGGACTTTGCCGCTAACGTTAACCGTAGTTCCCTCCAGCAGCGGGCGCGTCTCTAGTAGATAGCGATCCAGGTCGACTCCGTCGTTATGGCGCTGCACGTGACCGGCGAACCGCTTGAACGAGCGATGCTCCGTGCTGTCGCGCAGAAAGGTGTACCACGAGTCCCAGAGATAGACCGAAAACCGATCGGGCTTCGTGATGCCGCCTATCTCTAGATTTTCCAATGACTCGGTTTCGGTCGCCTCGCGGAGCCAGGTCGGGTCGATGCGGATGTTCTGACCGTCGACAGCGACACTGAATCGACCCCACTCGATACCGGAGGCGAAGGTGTGCCACCGCTGGTGCTCCCAGCCCCAGTCCTCGATAGTGAGGTTGCTGTTGGTGTTATCGGGAAAGCGGGCACGCCACAGGTAGGCACCGACAGCTCTATTGGCGCCCTCAACGGCTGCTTCAGCCGTCCTGACCGGGGTTTCGACCACCAGTTTGCCCGTGACTGTCACCGTCTCGTCCTCGATAAACGGGGGCGTGTCGGTGCCGGCCGACGGAAGCGAGCGGAGGACTGACAAAGCGGTGAGCGTGCGGTAGCCGTGAGCGAGTACGACCATCATCAGGGCGGCAACGCCGATGACGACAATTATGGGGGGCATCGGGAGACGAACTCGGCTGGAATTATTAAAACGGTCGTTGTTAGATTCACGGACTAACTCCAGGGTAGTTCGAATGACTGGCACACTTCTGCGGGGGAAGAGGAGGTCGCCATCCCCCAGCGCTAACTCGACATCGACGATAGTCGCTGCAGACAGTGGCGGTACCGGTTCGACAGCAGAGGGTGCGTAGTGAGAGAAACTGTTCGCGCGTACCGGCGATGAGCGTCGAGATGCACGGCCCGTTCATCCAGTGTACTCAAAGATGAACGGGCGCTCGGGACTCCTGACGAGCGTCATCCAGCGATTGATACGAAACTGTATCGTGCGGGATGAGAGAATCGTGTCACAACTGCGGCACAGTCGGAAGGCCAGTGGTCTCCTGCTTGTGCTTCGGGACAGTCCCGAACGGGCCGCAGTAACTGGTCTGAAGTCGTACCGCAGAGAGAAGCGTCAGGGAGCGATGACGAGGGCTGCAACTGGCGGTCGGAGCGACCGCCGTATCGGGCGCCTACTCGTCGCCGATGGATTCGGCGATATCGATCACTTCAGACTCGTTCACTGTCCCTGAGACCGTGTACTCGCTGTTGTCATGGTGCCAGGCGAGCATCACGGTAGTGGAATCACCGTTGTCGAACTCGGTGTACCAGCCGGTCTGATTCCCGACTTCGACGGTCTCGAACCGGTCGCTCTCACTGTAGTTGAACCCGCTGGTAGACTTGTGACCGACCCGTATGGTCTCGTTCGCGTCAGTCGTATACTTAAGACTGAGCGAGGTGTTCCCATCGTTTTCGACGATATAGCCGTGGTCAAAGCTGTACTCGTCCGGCAGGTCCGGGGATGGAACGTCCTGCGTCGCATTCGACCGCAGTGCAGACAGCGACTCGTAATCCGTCATCTCGAACCCTGAGTGGCCCGGCTCCTCGGCGTCGTCCGGGATGTCGATGGTGAACCGCTCGTCAGATAGCGACTCGTTCAGACTCACGTTCCGGTAGTCCTGTGTGGTCTCGACCGTGTGGTTCTCGGAGTTGGCTACCATATGAGCCTTCTCGAGGAAGTAGCTGTCCGTGTCGAGCCAGAGAGTGACGGTGACCTCGCCGGTGGCAGCCATGGCATCGAGATCTGGTTTGAGCGAGAGCCGGTATGTCTCTTCGCCGTCGAGTCGCTCGCGTCCCTCGAATGTGGCTTCACTGTTGTTGACGATGCTCGAGAGGCCGGTGACATCGGCCGGTCGGTCGCTGAACGAGGAGTTGTAGCGATGGACCGTATTATCCTCGACGCTGTACGACACCACACCGCTCTCGTTGCGAACGCTGATGAACTCGTTAGATGTCGCTGACTGCGCGTACTCAGACGTGCGTTCAGTCCGCATTCGGTCGTGCTCGTAGTCGACCCAGACGGTTCGCTCGGACGAGTACGTCTGGTTTCCGTTCATCGTGCTATTCGTCTCGACGGTCATCACGAGCGTATCGAGTCTGTCAGTCCGGTTCTGGAACCGTGACACGAGATCGGCCGTCGTGATATTTTCGGAGTCATTTGTCGCCGTGTTGGCGCCCGCCTCGCCGTCGTCGGCCGCATCTGGTGTGTCGGCGGTTGTATCCATAGAGGGCTGTGCAGCTGCCGGGGCTGCTTGGTGGGAGACCGCCGTAGTGGCGGTCACGCCAGCCAGCAGCAGGAGCGACCCCATCAGCACCGCCGCCAGTGGGGTCTTGAGTCTTTCAGGGCTCATGCACTCAGCACTTGCGACGGTACCGGCATAATAGCGCCAACAAATTGTCCCCGGGGGAAAGGGACCAGAAAATATATAAATGCACTCTCGCAGTCCAGATTGGCAGTCGTATCTCAGCAGTGGTTAGGTATTTCTGACCGAGTCCGCGAGTATACTGTCTTGGGAGCGTACATCTCTCCCAACCGTTCCTACATCACGTTCGAAAGCCGGCCCACATCTGTCTTCCGAGCGTCAATCCACTCAGGATTCTAGTCAAGTGCTCGTCGTTCAGGTGCTGCATAGCTCAGCGCGTGCATGTAACCTTATTAGCTTCGGGCGTTGCCGTTGACGACCCTCTCGCTGTGTGTGGGGTCCTGAAGATTTGTGACGCTGAGTTGCGGACCATTCTGATGGGTTCCGGTCCCCGCTTGAGCCACTCTCTCCCTGCGATTGCCCGCGCACCCCATCATCGTTAGGGTCGAACCCAACTCCAGTTTGGCGGGCCATGCCCACGCCCGACTGCGTTCTTTTTCTTTATATCGTATCACGGATCATCTGTCAGCAAGAGACGTGTATCTACATGCGGCCGTCGTCGACTTAGCGAGAGCGAACGACATGTTGTCCGGACCTGGACCGCACTGGAATCCATTTATTCTTATTCAGGCAGGTCGCCGAGGATTCTGAGATCATCAATATGGGTGGCTGTGAAGAATACAGCTTCGTTGACAAGCACCGGTGGTAACGTCACATGGTGGTCGAAGCCTAGCTCAAAGGAATAGTGCCAGCGCAACTCGCCTGACTCACGAACGAACGCACTGATTGTCTCCTTTCCGAGAGCGTATTCGGGATCGCTGACCGGGAACACGACCGTTTCGCTCCCAACACAGATACCTACCCCGGAAGGGTAGGACGCTGAAATATCGCGGCGCCATCGTTTCGTTCCAGTTCCCCTGTCGATCGCAACGGTGCTGGATGCGCTGGTAACGAATACGGTACCATCGCCGACGGCAACCGTCCGAGAGGACGTGTTATTGAGCTCACTGAACGGACCGAATTCGTGTCGCCGATCGCCAGTTTCCCTGTCATGGACAGCGAGCGTACGGTCGCTGGAGACGAACACTCCCTCCTGGGTCGCAACGGGCGCAGCGGATTCGGATGTG from Haloarcula pelagica carries:
- a CDS encoding ArsR/SmtB family transcription factor, whose product is MAIPGWLWTGSDGEGAQSTSFSDTSEIREATDVFDVLSHATRLTILIHLHDQTRPVLYNELREATSVRDKGRFNYHLRQLEGLVRSSEGKYTLTRRGEKLVRSVLSDQEPLVRQ
- a CDS encoding AzlC family ABC transporter permease, producing MGTDAASRLSSTAETDSTVQFSFAGIRAGFVECIPVALGVAGYGIVFGVLARQAGLSIVESGLMSATVLAGAAQLIAINLWETPLPVSTIIGTTAIVNLRYVLMGAALRPWFKQLSPLEAYVSVFFTADENWALTIGQLKSGEQKGAYLLGSGLTIWLFWVLATVIGAVAGGAIGDPTKYGLDFVLTAVFVAIAVELWEGQSSILPWGTALAIAVLSAQVLPGRWYILLGGLAGFLVEVIRFDD
- a CDS encoding AzlD family protein; this encodes MTNPQLDPFIIAVIAGMSVATYVTKAGGLWLLGRVNISQRVEAGLQMLPGGIVLSILGPELATSGPAEWSAAAIVLLVVWRTENVFLGLLGGVGGLLIFRSVV
- a CDS encoding DUF4367 domain-containing protein; translation: MSPERLKTPLAAVLMGSLLLLAGVTATTAVSHQAAPAAAQPSMDTTADTPDAADDGEAGANTATNDSENITTADLVSRFQNRTDRLDTLVMTVETNSTMNGNQTYSSERTVWVDYEHDRMRTERTSEYAQSATSNEFISVRNESGVVSYSVEDNTVHRYNSSFSDRPADVTGLSSIVNNSEATFEGRERLDGEETYRLSLKPDLDAMAATGEVTVTLWLDTDSYFLEKAHMVANSENHTVETTQDYRNVSLNESLSDERFTIDIPDDAEEPGHSGFEMTDYESLSALRSNATQDVPSPDLPDEYSFDHGYIVENDGNTSLSLKYTTDANETIRVGHKSTSGFNYSESDRFETVEVGNQTGWYTEFDNGDSTTVMLAWHHDNSEYTVSGTVNESEVIDIAESIGDE
- a CDS encoding PQQ-binding-like beta-propeller repeat protein, with translation MKLASTSESAAPVATQEGVFVSSDRTLAVHDRETGDRRHEFGPFSELNNTSSRTVAVGDGTVFVTSASSTVAIDRGTGTKRWRRDISASYPSGVGICVGSETVVFPVSDPEYALGKETISAFVRESGELRWHYSFELGFDHHVTLPPVLVNEAVFFTATHIDDLRILGDLPE